From the genome of Candidatus Angelobacter sp., one region includes:
- a CDS encoding non-canonical purine NTP pyrophosphatase, with product MVILFIATWNAHKAQEIRGILGGRFQCLTLNNFPNAPRTIEDASTFAGNATKKSVEFACWLARSSNSDFGAEAMEPYVLADDSGLEVDALNGAPGVHSARFAALGEGMTTAPHAGGSMDNAADAANNAKLLRLLQDVPLGKRTARFRCVLALTPVLPEAPEGASPVCDANASELQTELFEGVCEGHIGSAPQGQGGFGYDPLFVPDGYEESFAVLGKDVKNRLSHRARALARLRDRLLK from the coding sequence ATGGTCATTCTGTTCATCGCGACGTGGAACGCGCACAAAGCCCAGGAAATCCGGGGGATTCTCGGCGGGCGCTTTCAATGCCTCACGCTGAACAACTTTCCAAACGCACCGAGAACCATCGAAGACGCTTCGACATTCGCCGGCAACGCGACAAAAAAGTCGGTGGAATTCGCGTGCTGGCTGGCGCGCAGCTCGAACAGCGATTTCGGAGCAGAAGCCATGGAGCCTTACGTTTTGGCGGATGACTCCGGGTTGGAGGTGGACGCGCTCAACGGGGCGCCGGGTGTCCATTCAGCGCGTTTTGCCGCGCTTGGCGAAGGGATGACGACTGCCCCGCACGCGGGCGGGTCGATGGATAACGCGGCGGACGCGGCCAACAACGCCAAGCTGCTTCGCCTGTTGCAGGACGTTCCGTTGGGGAAAAGAACCGCGCGTTTTCGTTGTGTGCTTGCACTGACCCCGGTTTTGCCGGAAGCGCCCGAGGGCGCTTCGCCCGTCTGCGACGCCAACGCGTCCGAGCTTCAAACCGAATTGTTCGAAGGCGTATGTGAAGGGCACATCGGCTCCGCTCCTCAGGGGCAGGGCGGGTTCGGGTACGATCCTCTTTTTGTTCCGGATGGGTATGAAGAATCGTTTGCGGTGCTGGGCAAGGACGTGAAGAACCGGTTGAGCCATCGCGCGCGCGCGCTGGCGAGGCTGCGTGACCGGCTGCTGAAATAA